The Sesamum indicum cultivar Zhongzhi No. 13 unplaced genomic scaffold, S_indicum_v1.0 scaffold00095, whole genome shotgun sequence genome window below encodes:
- the LOC105178806 gene encoding coiled-coil domain-containing protein 94-like, giving the protein MRIPFELCCNECGRQTYKGERFWGLKEKAGKDSCFDVEIYRFQFQCPSCRADFFIKSDPGRYDYIVESGATLVMIIQLDYPLIPNIHIVLFKCRWVDLVRDMKVHPCYHLVDLNFKKVHEKNEPFILTQQALQVYYTEYPSMKRDKVERIFACKTKARRVIDDFLWTEVAFQEDETIPTRQVATNNHNYDLNDPNDIQLVIELSIANQQGVGLSRSGNCESNDEFDEDNIDEDYKTEEDNNYD; this is encoded by the exons ATGCGTATTCCGTTTGAGCTTTGCTGCAACGAGTGTGGGCGGCAAACGTACAAAGGTGAAAGATTTTGGGGTTTGAAAGAGAAAGCTGGAAAGGACTCGTGTTTTGATGTAGAGATTTACAGGTTTCAGTTCCAATGTCCTTCCTGTCGTGCTGACTTCTTCATTAAATCGGATCCCGGGCGTTACGATTACATTGTGGAGTCGGGAGCAACTTTGGTTATG ATAATTCAGTTAGATTACCCACTTATTCCAAATATCCATATCGTTCTGTTCAAATGCCGTTGGGTTGATCTCGTGAGAGATATGAAGGTACATCCTTGTTATCACCTTGTTGATTTAAACTTCAAAAAAGTACACGAAAAGAACGAACCATTCATCCTGACACAACAAGCATTGCAAGTCTACTACACGGAGTACCCTAGCATGAAAAGAGATAAAGTGGAAAGGATATTTGCCTGCAAAACCAAAGCCAGAAGAGTTATTGATGACTTTCTATGGACTGAAGTTGCATTTCAAGAGGATGAAACAATACCTACTCGACAAGTTGCGACGaacaatcataattatgaccTTAATGACCCAAATGACATACAATTAGTCATTGAGCTTTCTATTGCTAATCAACAAGGAGTAGGTCTATCCCGATCAGGTAATTGTGAATCTAATGATGAATTTGACGAAGATAACATAGATGAGGATTACAAGActgaagaagacaataattatgattga